The Actinomadura graeca nucleotide sequence AGGTCACGGTGAGCGACTTCGCGGTGCTCGGCGAGCTGGTGACGCGGCTCGGCGACCTGGAGCGCACCGCCGTCAACGGCCCCGAGTGGGCGCTGCGCCGCGACAGCGAGGTCTACGCGCGGGCCGCCCGCCAGGCCGCGCACGAGGCCGTGGCCCGCGCCCGCAGCTACGCCGAGGCGCTCGGCGCCCGCCTCACCGGCCTCGTCGAGCTCGCGGACGAGGGCCTCACCAGCACCGACGCCGGAGGGCCGGTCACGCTGGCCGCCGCGTACGGCGCCGTGCCCGGCTCGGCCCCGGACCAGCCCGAGGCGATCGACCTGCAACCGGCTTCACAGATCGTCCGCGCCGCCGTGGAGGCCCGCTTCACCGCCACCGCGCCCGCGCTGGACTGAACGGGCCCGCGCCCGTCCCCGTACTGAGGACGTGGGACCAACGGACTGCGGCGCCTACCGTCTCGGCCTCGGCGTCTACGCCCTCGGGCGGCTCGCCGGCGCCGAGGCCGACGCGCTGTCGGACCACCTGACCGGCTGCCCGCGGTGCCGCGCCGAGCT carries:
- a CDS encoding SIMPL domain-containing protein, whose translation is MSDTPLISVRGEAVLEVEPEIARLSVYVQSQENDRRAALDRLVERNQQCLDLVRSYGDAVEKLETGGLSITPLLRHRRREGDVRAYQGTTWIKVTVSDFAVLGELVTRLGDLERTAVNGPEWALRRDSEVYARAARQAAHEAVARARSYAEALGARLTGLVELADEGLTSTDAGGPVTLAAAYGAVPGSAPDQPEAIDLQPASQIVRAAVEARFTATAPALD